The DNA window ggtttggctcgaggttataatcgaacgagaaaggtcaagatgtccctgtccgcttctaagtggggtcgagcaaggccgctggggctcatttcggtttttctcccctggctccgtTTTACGCGAGGTGGcatcaagcccttcgtgggccagccttcgaacctcggtctgtCGCCatttatatcgaatgaggcaagtaCCACTTCGCGCGCGCAATGTTTGGATGTACATGATGATTGAATGAATGagtataaagaaatagcgggggtcggtaacgttaccttgatggcacgagtgacgggttttgggagctcttaccggatatgtccgtgcGGGCTTCGGGCCCAACGTTCAtgatggggccggtgtaacctgcacAAGCATCCTAGTTTTCCATTTTTGTCTCGCAGCAGTGATCCGAGCCGTTTGATCTGCGTgggtgacctgacagcttcttCTTGATGGAAATTCTACAAGTAGGCCCCTCCGAACCTTtcttgagaaggtggatgctaaagcttggggtgtggggACAAAGACTTCGATTACGCTCATgaacaaaaatgccatagccgtcgGGGCATTGGGCTCTAGCGGTTCGCCCAGCTTTACTCAAAGTTTATGCCCGCACACCGCGCCTCCAaattttaaacgtaaggaggggtcgggcaaagAGAAATGTCTAGCGAGCAGACTCTCTTGCCAGCCCCGAGCGATGTCTGatcccctgccgttgctggggttggaggcTTGTTGACGAAGTTAATACGTAATGTAAGCAAGTAAGGGTGCTTATCTCTCGGTGGCGGTTTTGAGCCATTCGATCAACCCATTTCTCGGCAGTGGCCAAGCTGTCCGGTCGACTTGTGTTTCCTGTTGAGACAAGATTTTTCTGCGAGAGTAGAGGATGAGAGTATCTCGCACAAGAATTTAGTTGGGCAGATAAgccaagcgatgaatttgtgcaaaaaatggaCCAGTTCTCCAATTTCGTTACcgcaaacagcttttcagctcttctccctcttcttgcATTCAAAAAAAGAGGTTTAGTGCATtttgacccttcccatagttaagttcataaaagcttggagtgcgggtgagctagctctgatcacgctggcgtgcaaaggcgccatagccgctggggcgtaggtgccTCGTAGTCCacccagttttactcagagcttgttccgaAATCCTAGCTCCTAGGATTTACCGTGAGAAAAGAGGGCagacacagagaatgtttgcaaggtAAATATActcatattagcccccgagtgagacccgacccctcgCACTTGCAAGGGTCGGATGTCACAAAAGATTAGGGATTTtaatgacaaaactgataagagaaagtatgcgtttatttaggggtaaaagcgatgtagctgctcgatgttctaggcattggtgaagacctcgccgtcgatggttttttagcttgtaggcgcctagccgGAGTACTTCTACGATGACATATGGCCCCTCCcaaggtggggagagcttgtggtggtccttgttgctctgcatgagacggaggactaggtccccgacgttgaaggctcagcCCCACACTCATCGGTTGTGGTATCGTTGCAacgcctgttggtacttggccgagtggaggagggcgacgtcacgtgcttcatccagctggtccatggcatcctcatgggatgccttggctccctgttgtCGTATGCCCCAATCCTtcgtgctccatagtcgaggtcggttgggaggacggcctcggagccgtagaccatgaagaaaggcatgtagccggtggctcgactgggggttgtccttaggctctagagtaccatggggagctcggcgacccaccacgcactgaacttgttcaaccgatatcctgggcttgaggccctgtaggatcatgccgtttgcgtgctcgacctgcccgtttgttcagGCGTGCAcgacggcggcccaatcgacccggatgtggttttcatcgtagaatcgaaggaactttttTCTGGTGAATTGTGTaccgttgtccatgatgatggagttcggaactccaaagcgatggatgatgtcgaggaagaatagcatggctttCTCGGATTTGATCGcgaagatcggtcgagcttctatccattttgtaaacttgtctatggtgacaagcaagtgggtgtagcccctagacGCCTTCTTTAGAGGTCCAACCAAAtagagcccctagaccatgaacggccacgtgatggggatcatctggagtgcttgggctgggaggtgagtctgccgagcgtagtactagcaccctttgtaggtgcgcacgatctgctcggcgtcggcAACTGTAGTGGGCcaatagaagccctgtcggaacgcGTTTtcgactagggttctaggcgcagcatggtgaccgcagatcacaccatggatgtcgctcagcaaacgcttcccctattcgatggggacgcagcgctgcaggatcccaatgtggcttcgcttgtagagtttgccctccacaagaacaatggacttggcgcgatgtgcgagccatcgagcttccgtcttgtccatcgacagcgtgtcatggaggaggtagtcgaggtagggtACCCTCTAGTTGACTAGAGGTTTGAGCTCTATCGCGGGGTCTTCtttgagctccatgacttcgagACCAGAAGGAGCCGACGTTTGGTCAGCCCCGAGGCTAAACGGGGGGACTATCATCGGCCTGTTCTAACCCCTCATAGcagaccgagggtttgtgttggtcattggcgaagacacccattggcaccggctctcgactGGATGCCGCCTTCGCAAATGCATTAGCCGCCtcgttgaggtgccttgggatgtgattgagctcgaggccatcgaacttgtcttctagtgatcggacttcttggcagtatgcagctatcttggtgtcgtggcagcttgactccttcatgacttgatcaacaaCTAGCTAGGAGTCTCCCCGAACGTTGAGAAGTCAGACGCCCAACTCGATAgcaatgcgtaggccgttgacgagcgcctcatattcggccacattgtttgaggaggggaaatggaaacgaaccatgtacctcattcgTACCCTAAGGGGCGACATAAGGACTAGCCCTGTACCGGTGCCctttttcatcagtgatccatcgaagtacatcgtctagtactcttgatcgacgaccgtcggtggcatttggacctcggtccatttcgtgatgaaatcagctaacacctgggacttgatggccgtccgaggggcatacgtaatgccttgatccattagatcgagtgcccattttgtggTTCTCCCCGTGGCATCCtggctttggatgacctcactgAGGGGAAGGATGTCACAACCATTACCAGgtgtgattcgaagtagtggcatagcttcctctttgtGATGAGGACGGTATACAGGAGCTTGTAGATTTGAGGGTAGCGGGTCTttgagtcggatagtacctcgctaatgaagtacacagggtggTGTActttgaaggcatgcccctcttcttcccgctccactaccagggcggcgctgaccacttgcgtggtggccgctatgtagagCAGAATGGATTCTTCCTTGGTGGGAGGAACCAGGATCAGGGCCATTGTCAGgagctgcttaaccatgtcaagtgcttcttgggcctcggatgtccattcgaagtgatcggctttcttcagaagtcgataaagggggagacctcgttcgccgaggcgtcagatgaagcggctgagcacGGCGAGGCACCCCGTAACCCTCtgcaccccctttatgttctggatcaggcccatccttgtgatggccaagattttttctaggttggctttgatgctaCACTCGAAGACGATGAAactaagcagcatgcccctcgagatcccaaaaacgcacttctcaggattgagtttgatgctgtttgctcggagttttgcaaatgtctgctcaagatcggcaacgagatggtcagcccatttggacttgaccacgatgtcatcaacataggcctcaatggtccgcccgatgaggtccccaaaacatttgagcatacaacgttggtacatagccctagcgttcttcagaccaaatgaCATTGAGATATAGCcgaatgatccaaagggggtgatgaaagatgtcgcgagctagttggactcttttatcgtgatctgatggtacccagagtatgcatcaaggaagcagagggtttcgcaccccgaggtagagtcaactatttggtctatgcgcggcaaaggaaacggatcctttgggcacgccttgttgagacccatatagtcaacacacatcctccatttcccactcttctttcgtacaagaatgggattggctaaccactctgggtggtatacttccttgatgaatccggtggtcctacgtttcccctcgtcgaagcaaCATAGTCGTTGTTTCACCGGTTTGGAGCCTAGgcggatcttcaaggtgtgctcagcGACTTCCCTCaggatgcctggcatgtctgagggtttccatgcaaagatgtcactgttggcgtggaggaagccggcgagcgcgccttcctattcggaggaaagcattGTACCAACACGCCGGGTTTTTTCCCTTGGCGCTCCTAGGGTCTATAaggacttctttagagccctccATAGGCTCGAAAGATCCAGTCGAATTCTTggtgtcgggcgcttcttcggtgacctccttcttgatcgTGGCGAGCTCTCCGaaggcgacgattgctgtggcgtgaccacagcactcgacctcgcactcagaGGCGCACTGGAAGGTGGTGCTGATGGTGAGGACCCTGCCGGGGCCTggtatttttagcttgaggtatgtatagttggagacggccatgaacttcgcgtagcacggacgtcccaggatggtgtGGAAGATTCTGggaaacccgaccacctcgaaggtgagggtttctgtcctataattggacggatccccaaaggtaatgggcagattgatctgcccaagtggcatggcctgctttccaggcacgatgccatggaaaggtgcttagGTTGGGTGGACACGTGTCCGGTCAATGCCCATTTCGTCgagcatcttggcatacatgatgttgaggccgctgcctccatccatcagtattttggtgagccgcttcgtgccgatgaacaggtcgaccatgagcggatatctccccgGATGTGAGatgctctctaggtggtcggtccgatcgaaggttatggcggactcggACCAACGGAGGAAGGCAAGTGTGGCCGGCTCGGTGGTATTGACCTCACGGCGCGCAACCTTCTGATGGCGTTTGGAGTCAtagccgctgatcctccgaagatcatgaggcaaccatccgGTGTCAGAAAGTCGCTATCCTTCCCCTCGATGTCGTCCATGGTGGGGTTAGGGTCCTTactctgctcccctttgttggagcctccggacaagaaccgcctcattaggctacagtccttgtatagatgcttaactgggaaggcatggtttgggcatggccccttgagaaattttttgaaatggtttggagtgccctccgcgggcctCCAACCACCCTTACGGTCAGCAGCGGTTACGAGCGAGTCCTCGCGcagttgcttcttgttcttccttttggcagaacaATTGGAGACGCCTTCACTGGCGCCCTCGTCTCACCTTGCCTTGCCATCGAGACgatcaaagatcgctccgaccacttCTTCTCTAGaggtgtggctggtggcgatgtccaggagttccttggtggttcgtgggcccttgcgTCCAAGCTTATGGACCAGAGACTTGCAGGTAGTCccggacaggaaagctcctataatgtcGGTGTCGGTGAcgttaggtagctcattgcactgctaggagaagcaccggatgtacccgcagAGGGTTTCACCAGCCTTCTAATgacagtttttgaggtcccatgggttcccagggcgcttgtatgtgccctagaagttccccacaaagatctccttcaagttcgcccaactctagattctgTTGGAcgataggtgttccaaccacgctcacgtcaaatcggccaggaacagtggaaggttacagataatgaagtcgtcattatccgcaccaccggcttggcaggcaagtcgatagtcttcgagccatagtcCGAGGTTTATTTACCCAGAGTACttcgggatgttggttggtggtcggtaccttggcgggaaggcagTGTTGAGGGCCCGGTAGGCCGGGGCTTGGGCtctggtcctcgccgctgtcgtagcgtccaccgcGACAAGGATGATAGCCACGGCTGCCCCCCTCTCTTGGATCGTCATGGGTACGCCTACGAGCATCGAGAGTGCTACGTGCATCGCGGTTACGGCCGTGATGCTGATGCACTGGGACCACGGCGCGCTGCCTACTGCcctgtggtgcctggtggaccgatGCATCCCTAGCGGGATGCCTGGAGGGCGTGCGTTGGCTAGCGTTGAGCTCGCGTCGTTGAGACAAcaagctctctgcctgctgcgctgccgcatgctcgagcagcgtgcaaatctcatggtgggcccgacgatcctcgggcgttgtggcctctagaagaccatggagcaaggccaccacggcggtgatgttctggctcacctaggtgaagcgagggagggcttcatcgtcggtgatgatccttcggttcacgtcgtgggccatggcgcgggcacgcccaccgtctttgtggcgctcgatctcccgatcgagctctACGCATTCCTGCTCAAGCTAGAATCGCGCTTCCTCGATCTCCCGGTGCtgggcttttagctgctccacccccatgcaaggtggggccgctgtctccCCCTCGGCCTCGTCGCTGAGGTTGTtcgccggggtagcctcctcctaggagatgctttcgacgtgtccctcgggggtacccgtcatgaagcattcctaggagggatggtggctccccttgctagagtcagagccagagggtgtCTCAGGATCCTCTGAGAGGAGGTCATGGAGAGACTTCGTGGCATGTTCAATCACCCCCACGAACTTGTTCTTCGTGGGGAATGGGATCATGTGCTGTGCCACAAGGTAGCTAACGGTCGCCGCggcgttgtggagaccgaacggaagcactATCGAGGCGCTCCGTGTGGGGTGTTCCGGAGATAGAGGTTCTCCTCCGGCGGGCCACGCCATGTTGTTGGCGTTGGAAAAGGTGAGACGACGCTGGTCCTCCCTGGACGGCTGGGGTCCTAGGGAAACATCGAGCTCGCGCTCAAGCCTCTCgtagttgaggccgatggaggggaaaGGTTGGATGGCgacgtgagccaatgccaactctcctcccaccgtgatgatgaagtctaggtccccaaagcgcacATGTGCGCCTGGGACCTAGCTAATACCATGGGTAACCATCCGTGGCCTGATGTTAACATCAGAACGCGCAAacgtcccctacctagcgtgccaactgtcggtgtttcgagtaaacaccaatgagtaaatttatattattgtgcgttcggcccggatggtgtgctaaaagacacaacgtttatactggttcgggcagaatgtcccaacATCCAGTTtgcggctgctgctcgtgttattagcactgaaaggttcatagtaggggttacaaacgggtgagagagggacaggtcccaagtctctgatgaaaaggttGAAAGGACACTAAGAGCTTGGTTGTTGATTAGCTGTGTGTTATGTGGTGCGTGGTGTGTGGAATCGATCTCTCCCTTTAGTgtggtgccctgccctcccttttatagatcaagggggagcagggattatagatgcgagaaagaagaaaaacaagaggCAGAGacggtccttcgaaggtgccgggtcttccttttcctttgagcctgccctgctgacattgcagacggtgctagggatagcacgttcgctgatcctgatagggccgtgctctggcttcgttcagcaagtggcCACATCCCATGCCACTCCGGCGGGCGGCGCGACgcaccagggtgccgagccacgaccctacggggagcagatggTGTAGAGGCCCCACGTTCGTTACtttagatgacatgagtttcctcctagaccgtagtggttgtcgtatgtttccaTCAGGGTTCATGTCCGAGGGCAAATGctagcgcccataacactgtaggataaatatcggcgcccacaactcTGTTTGGgatctgacatgcctggaagggcttaaagcgcccgtctagtcatatcctgatggtactttcctacaggtgtgcagggtatggtccttggtattgcggttgacttgagtgccccgccttatctgcgcgcgtagttatgaaggagcagcgcacagacgtcgggcgaggtggagcctgccctcggacgtcgggcgaggcggagcctaccctcgaaggtcgggcgaggcggagcctgcccccagacgtcgagcaaggcggagcctgccctcggatgtcaggcgaggcagagccagccctcaggagtCGGACatggcggagcctgccctcaggggtcggacgtggcggagctagccctcaggggtcagatGAGGCAGAGTTAACCCTCGGTCGttgggcaagaggtgtagtcacgTTCTTGTCTGTTCAGAACCATCAACATTTGAtgattattagctcctcctctttgggtaccctagtattcggTCCCCGACAACGGTTTACGCGGCCTCTACCATGATAACCTCCCCTAGAGCCTCCTTTGTTATGGTTACCATAGAACTGTTGTCGGAACGTGTGATGATATCTAAAATCACCACGGTTCCTGACCCATGATTGAAATCGTTGCCATCCTCGAAGTAGCCCTCATCAAAAGAGCCAAAATCACCTCCAAAAACCTGATCATCGTACCCTTGCTGGTCATATGCCCATGAATTGTTATAACCTCGATTCCAACCTGAGCCAAACTCAAAACTAGAGATACTGTATTGTTGTTGTTGGAAGCCTTGTGCTCCCCAACCAGCATACCCTCCTCCCCCATCTCGCAGATTCTTCCATAGCACCCCCACCATAACCACCTTGTGGAGGAGGCTGGTACCTCTATGACGGTGGCTGATTGTTGACGTCGATGGCACCCCGCATCTACGCGGGTTG is part of the Miscanthus floridulus cultivar M001 chromosome 9, ASM1932011v1, whole genome shotgun sequence genome and encodes:
- the LOC136479970 gene encoding uncharacterized protein; translated protein: MVDLFIGTKRLTKILMDGGSGLNIMTETLTFEVVGFPRIFHTILGRPCYAKFMAVSNYTYLKLKIPGPGRVLTISTTFQCASECEVECCGHATAIVAFGELATIKKEVTEEAPDTKNSTGSFEPMEGSKEVLIDPRSAKGKNPACWYNAFLRIGRRARRLPPRQQ